One part of the Gossypium raimondii isolate GPD5lz chromosome 1, ASM2569854v1, whole genome shotgun sequence genome encodes these proteins:
- the LOC105786596 gene encoding short-chain dehydrogenase reductase 2a — MTMPAQVIPDKTLQGLHGLGRENSSSPHPRRLEGKVAIVTGGARGIGEATVRLFARHGAKVVIADVEDTLGTALANSLSPCVTFVHCDVSLEEDIENLVSSTVSRYGRLDILFNNAGVLGNQRKHKSIVDFDVDEFDNIMRVNVRGMALGIKHAARAMIPRGGGCIISTASVAGVMGGLGPHAYTASKHAIVGLTKNAACELGRYGIRVNCISPFGVATPMLVNAWRSHDDEEEETGFNFGIPCQQETEKTEEFVRGLANLKGPTLRAKDIAEAALYLAGDESKYVSGHNLVVDGGVTTSRNCVGL, encoded by the exons ATGACCATGCCTGCTCAAGTGATTCCCGACAAGACCCTTCAAGGTCTCCATGGTTTGGGTAGAGAAAACAGTTCTTCTCCTCACCCTAGAAG GTTGGAAGGGAAAGTTGCTATTGTGACGGGAGGAGCAAGAGGGATTGGGGAGGCAACAGTGAGGCTTTTTGCAAGGCATGGTGCTAAGGTAGTGATCGCAGATGTGGAAGACACGCTTGGAACTGCGTTGGCTAATTCTTTGTCTCCTTGTGTCACTTTTGTTCATTGTGATGTTAGCCTGGAAGAAGACATTGAGAATTTAGTAAGCTCAACAGTTTCCCGATATGGGCGGCTTGATATCCTTTTTAACAATGCTGGGGTGCTTGGGAATCAGAGAAAGCATAAAAGCATTGTTGATTTCGACGTGGATGAGTTCGATAATATAATGAGAGTGAACGTGAGGGGAATGGCGCTGGGAATCAAGCATGCTGCACGTGCAATGATTCCCCGAGGTGGTGGGTGCATCATTTCAACAGCCAGTGTTGCTGGAGTGATGGGTGGCCTTGGTCCACATGCTTACACGGCTTCGAAACACGCCATTGTTGGATTGACAAAGAACGCGGCTTGTGAACTAGGGCGGTATGGGATTAGAGTGAACTGCATTTCTCCATTCGGTGTGGCTACACCTATGCTTGTGAATGCATGGAGAAGCCACGACGATGAAGAAGAGGAAACCGGCTTTAACTTTGGGATTCCATGCCAACAAGAAACGGAGAAGACGGAAGAGTTTGTGAGAGGGCTTGCCAATTTGAAAGGTCCAACACTCAGGGCTAAAGACATAGCTGAGGCTGCTTTATATCTTGCTGGCGATGAATCTAAATATGTAAGTGGGCATAATCTTGTAGTGGATGGTGGAGTCACAACATCAAGAAATTGTGTTGGCTTGTAA